The stretch of DNA CAAGGCCGGCGAATTCGAATGGGCCCATCTGGTCAGCCAGGAAGAAGCTCAGATAGATGGTTCGGAACATGGGGTAGAAAACGAATACCCCGAACAGGATGATGGAAGGAAGCAGGTAAAGCCAGCCTTCCAGGAAGGCGAAAGGGTTCCGTTTGGGACGTTCCTCATGAGAAGGAACTGGCTGCAGGTCCCGCGCGGCGTTCATCTGAGCACCTCCCGAGCAGCTTGCTTCGGCTGTCCGTCATTCGCTGCCCAAAGGAGCCGGCCGCTGTCCTTTGAAAAAAGATGAATTGCGTCCAAGTCAAAGCGGATAGGAATCCTGTCTCCGACAGAGAACTGCCATTGTCCGTTCCATCTGGCGATCCATTGTTCATCGGCATCATCAAGCGTGAATGCTATGAGGGTTTCTGTGCCGAGTATTTCGGTGTTGACGACCTCCGCTACGGCGTCTGCTTGTTCCGGAGCGGAAAACAGGATGTGCTCGGGCCTTATTCCGATTTGGACATTTTTCCCTGAGGTACTTGTATTTCCTTTCATCGGATTCGGCAAGATGCATTGCGGGGACAGCGTGATCCTGCTTGGTGACACATTTGCTTCCATGACATTCATGGCAGGTGATCCGATGAAGGTCGCGACGAAGGTATTGGCAGGATGATTGTAAATATCGAGCGGTTTGCCGATTTGCATCGGTACGCCTTCATGCAGGATCATCATCCGGTCTGCCATCGTCATTGCCTCGGTCTGGTCATGTGTGACATAAATCATCGTGATTCCCAGTTTCCGCTGTATCTGTCTGATTTCCGAGCGCATCCTGGTACGCAGTTTTGCATCCAGATTGGATAGGGGCTCGTCCATCAGGCAAAGAGGGGCTTGGGTCACGATGGCCCTGGCCAAAGCGACCCGCTGTCTTTGACCGCCGGATAATTCCCGCGGTTTGCGTTTCAGGTAATCTGTCAAGCCAAGCATATCAGCAGCTTCCAGACAGCGGCGCCTTTGTTCCTCGCGTGAAATCTTCTTTGTATGTAAGCCGAAAGTGATATTCTGTTCCACATTCAAGTGGGGGTAGAGGGCATAATTCTGGAAAACCATGGACAAATCCCGCTTATTCGGTGGGGCCTCATTCATCCGCTTGCCATTCACGAATAAGTCCCCGCCTGTAATCTGCTCCAGACCGGCAATCATGCGCAGTATGGTGCTCTTCCCGCAGCCAGAGGGACCGACAAGGACGAAGAACTCTCCTTGCTGCAGCTGCAAATCCACTTGATTGATTACATTTTTCTTTCCGTCGTATGACTTCTTCAATCCCGCCAGCTCAACATGTGTCATAATCTGCTCCTTTCTGAAAATTCATCTATACTATAACGAGTGAAAATTGAGCTATTGTGAAGTGGAAATAAAAAAGCGTTTACACGGAGGCAGGAAATGAGCTTTGTTTTTACAAAGCTCATACATTCGGGCAATGAAAAAAGGACTTGCAGGTCATATGACCTGCAAGTCCCTTCATGTTCTGTTACTTTTTGCGCATTCCGCGTAAAATGAGGCTCAACACGAAAACAAAGATGATGGCGCCAATCAAGGCCGGGATGATGGCCATACCCGCCAAGTCAGGGCCGAAATCGCCGAAAATCAGTCCGCCCAACCAGGCTCCGATGATACCGGCGATGATATTTCCGATGATGCCTCCCGGAACATCACGTCCAAGGATCAATCCGGCAAGCCAGCCGATGATACCGCCGACGATGAGATATAAGATGAAACTCATGATAACTACCTCCAGAATTATTGTTGTATTGTGCTGTACTACTAGCATTCCCTAAGTATGCAATCTGCAAACGTGGCTTGTGGCGCCTTTGTATGTTTACATGTTCTTAAGATAAGCTGCATCATTCTAAACAGCAGCTCAACATCCCCTTAATAAAAAGCCTTTATATTGAAAGTACAAGAAAATAAGGAAAGATCACTGTCCAAAGTTCGAAGATTACGATCTTACGAAGATTACAATCCAGATAACCCCAGGGAGATGATCCGAATGACAAATCAGTTTAGTCCATCGTACGAGTCCGTAACCACTAAATCCCTCGATAGTCAGTCCGTTCACCGAAGTATCATGCCTGTTATCGCACATCGCGGTGCTTCTGGATTCGCGCCCGAGAATACAATTGCTGCTTTCGATTTGGCTCTGGAGATGAACGCTGACTTTATTGAGCTGGATGTACAAATGACAAAGGATGGCCAGCTTGTCGTCATTCATGATACATCCATCAATCGTACAGCAGCCAATGCACCGTCAGAGACTGTATTTGTTAAGGACCTTACCTTTGCTTCCTTGCAGAATTATGATGTGGGCGCAGGATATGATTCTGTATATGAAGGGCAGCGTATCCCGCTGCTGGAGGATGTGATCAGACGGTATAAGGGGAAGACAAAGTTCCTCATTGAACTGAAGTCCCCTGAACTCTATGACGGAATAGAGGAAGCTTGCGCAGAATTGCTGGAGCGATATGAATTGGCCAATGTCTTGCATGAAGAGGTAATCCTGCAGTCATTCAATTTTGGATCGGTTGCTTATCTTTCCCAGCTGCTGCCATATGTGCCGCTTGGCGTGCTGACGTCAAGAAGTGCCGATCTTACCAATCGCAAACTTGATAAGCTTGCTGCTTATACAGATTATGTGAATACACATTTCACCAATGTGACGCTGGACGATACATTGGTTAGTAGGATCCATTCACGCGGAATGCGTATCATGCCATGGACGGTCCGGGCACCGGGGGAAGTCCAGCCGCTGATCCGAGCAGGTGTCGATGGTATCATCACAGATTATCCGAATTATGTGAAATGAGAAAAGGAGACCTATTTTGAACTGCCTCCCCAAAAGTTTTGGTAACTTCTGGGGGGCACACCATTTTACGGGTCTCCTTTTGCATGTATCATCTATTCTGAACGAGTCGAAGCAATTCGAATGCTTTATCCCCAGCGAGTGCTGCGAGATCTTCCCAGCACTCATCGCGCTTCAGGTCGAGTTCCACAATCTGTTTGGCTAAATCAAGGGCTTCCTGATCATATGCCACGTGCAAGACGCTCCTTTCCGGTATCTCTTTTTGCTGTTACGTTCAGTATACGTATATCCAAATTGCCATGCATCAAACATGTAAGCGATGCTGACGAACTTTTTTTGTTGTTTGTTAGGTTTCCTTACATAATACTAGGATGAATGGAAAGTTGCGGTATAATGTTAAGTAACAGCACATGGTGATGAGGTGAACAGATGAGTAATGAGCCTTCTTATAAGAACAGGAAAGTGATCACAATCGGCATTGTGAGCGAGCTGACTGGTCTGACTGAACGCAAGATTCGTTATTACGAGGAACGCAAGCTCATTTTTCCGGAACGTTCAGCGAAGGGAAATCGCAAGTACTCTTTTTCGGATGTAGAGCAATTGATCGAAATCGCCAACAAAAGGGAAGAGGGTGTGCAAACCTTCGAAATTCGTCAGCAGATGCTGAGAGACAAGAGGAAGGAAGCGGAACGGGAAAGCCGCCAGCAAATGCTGCGTGGTCAAATCAATGCCCGCTTTGGCATACAAAGAGAATAGCTGTGTGTACGTATGTGTTGGGAGGCCTTGTACACAGGAGAGCCGGATGTCTGACATCCGGCTCTTGTTCATCTTTTCCGGCTATGGATGAATTTTTTATGCGCTCCTTGACGCTGATGCATATTTAGGATGAACCGACCATTCGCGCAGGAATTCAGGGGTGATTCTTTTGCCTTTTCGCTCTTCCGCAAATATATCAAATTTATGATAATAGTAGTCATATCGGAGAGCGGATTTCAGGATGGACATGAAAAAGAAGCGGGATCCTGTCGCTCTTTGGGAATTGATCAATCGCTCGTTTGATGCCGTACATGAATCGTTGCGGAACCATACAGCCAAACAAATCCCATTATCTTTTCGGATGACGGGACTACCAGGGAAACGGGATAATTTTTCTATTATTTTTGAAATTATATTGACAACGTTTGGATTGGGAGGTAAAGTAACAAACAGATCAACAACAAAAGTATAATGAAATTCTTATCAAGAGTGGCGGAGGAACAGGTCCTATGAAGCCCGGCAACCAGATCAGTGATCAGGTGCTAATTCCTGCAGACGGCGAAAAGCCGTACTGAGAGATAAGAGAATTAGTGCATATGTATACCATGCGCCTCTCTTAATCCGGAGAGGCGCTTTTTTATTGTAGTTGATAACAGCGAAGGAAAAAGGGGAGAGCAACATGAAAAAAATCTTAAGTTTTGGACTTATCGGATTATTGGCGTTATTTTTAGCAGCGTGCGGCAATGATAAATCTGCTGCGCTGGCAAATGATAAAATTTTGGTGGGTGTCAGCGGGGGACCGCATGAGCAAGTCATGGAAAAAGTAAAAGAATTGGCAGCGGATGAAGGAATCGATGTCGAAATCAAGACATTCAATGATTACAATACACCAAACAGTGCGCTGGATGATGGCAGTCTGGATGCGAACAGCTATCAGACACTTCCTTTCCTGGAAGATCAAGTGAAGAATCAAGGATATGAATTAGAGGAAGTATTCAAGACCTTGACTTTCCCGATGGGGATTTATACAGATAAGATTTCGGATATTTCCGAGTTGAAAGAGGGAGACAAAATCGCTGTACCGAATGACCCTGCCAACGAATATCGTGCGTTGAAACTCTTTGAGTCGGCAGGCGTATTGAAAGTGGATCCGGAGGCGGAAAACTCCGCAACGGCTAAAGATGTCGTAGAAAATCCGCTGAATCTGGAAATCGTCGAATTGGATGCTTCCCAGCTTCCGGCTCAGCTTCCGGAAGTGGCGGCAGCGGCAATAAATACAAACTTTGCAATGGGAGCTGATTTGAATATCAATGATGATGCTATCTTTGCAGAGGAATCGGAAAACAATCCATGGTCCAATTACTTTGTTGTAAGATCAGCGAACAAGGACGATGAAATTGTGAAGAAGATTCAAGAAATCTACCAGTCCGATGAAGTAAAACAGTTTGTGGAAGATGAATTCCAGGGATCTGTCGTTCCAAGCTGGTAAGGGGGAAGCAATATGATTGAATTGAAGAATGTATCGAAAACCTTTACCACCGGCAAGAAAAAAGTGGAGGCGTTGAAAGACGTCTCCTTGAAAATCAATAAAGGTGAAATCTATGGCATAATCGGATTCAGCGGAGCAGGGAAAAGCACCCTGATCCGCTGTGCCAATTTATTGGAACGTCCGACTCAAGGGGAAGTATTCGTCGACGGCGTGGAACTCACGACGCTTAAGAAGGCTCAGCTTCGTAAGGCAAGAGGGAAAATCGGTATGATATTCCAGCATTTCAATCTGCTGACGACGGCTACGGTATACGAGAACGTTGCCAGACCTTTGAAGCTGAGTAAAGTGCCGAAGGATGAAATCAAAGGGCGCGTTGATAAATATTTGAAGATAGTGGGCCTTGAGGAAAAGAAGAATGTCTATCCAGCTCAATTATCCGGCGGTCAGAAGCAGCGGGTGGCTATTGCAAGAGCACTTGCGCAAGAGCCGGAAGTGCTGCTGAGTGACGAAGCGACGAGTGCTTTGGATCCGAATACAACGTCTTCCATCCTTGAATTATTGCTCCGCGTGAATAAGGAGCTTGGCATCACCATCTTCTTGATCACACATGAGCTGGATGTCATCCAGCGCATATGTGACCGTGTCGGTGTCATGCATCAAGGAGAGCTGGTGGAAGAAGGATCCGTCATCGATGTCTTCACCAAGCCGAAGCATCCGCAGACCCGGAAATTTGTCTTTGATGAAGCGAACTTCGAAATTCCTGATAGTGTGAAGGAAGGGCTGTCTGCAACAGGGCGTCTCGTTTCACTGACGTTCATCGGGGAAGCTTCGAATGAGCCGTTCCTTGCGGCCATCACAAAGAAATTCGATGTCGTTCCGAGTATACTGGCAGGAGGAATCGATCAGCTGAAAGCGAGCTCCGTCGGCAAATTGCTTATTCACTTGCAGGGAGATAAAACGGAAGTGGAGAAGGCGATTGCGTATTTGGAAGCACAGCATGTAACGGTTGAGGAGGTGGCGTCATGATCGCCGAGTTCTGGACGGAATGGGGTACGGACATCACGGAGGCGTTTTGGCAGACATTGCTGATGACAGGTATTTCATTGGCTATTTCCATCGTGATCGGACTTCCATTGGGTATTTTGCTGGTCATGACAAGAAAAGGCGGACAAGCTGAGAACCGCGTATTTTATTCGATTGTGAACACGGTCATCAACATTATCCGATCCATCCCTTTCATCATCCTTTTGTTCCTGCTCCTGCCTTTGACGAGAGCGGTGGTTGGGACAACGATCGGAGTCCAGGGCGTAATCCTGCCGCTCGTTGTTTATACAGCACCTTATATTGCGCGCTTGATGGAATCGGCATTACTGGAGGTCAATAAAGGTGTCATCGAGGCGTATGAATCCATGGGCATTTCCACAAGCAAGATAATTTGGAGTGTCATCATAAGGGAAGCACGTTCCACGATGATTTTGGGATTGACCATTGCAACAATCGGTTTAATCGGGGCTACGGCAATGGCTGGCCTGGTAGGTGCCGGCGGCCTTGGGGATTTGGCCTATCAATATGGCCACCTGCGTTTTGAGCCTGAAGTCATGTATGTAGTCATCATCATCCTGATCATACTTGTACAAGCAATGCAGACGCTGGGAAATGTCTTGGCAAGACGGTTGCGAAAAGATTAAAAAAACACGCTTGGTTATCTCCAAGCGTGTTTTTGCTGTATCAGAAGAAGATGTTCAAGATGAAATACATCAGTCCGCCCAGGCAAGCTGTGATCGGCAGCGTGATGAACCATGTGATGACCATCCGTTTCGCTGTTCCCCAGTTTACACCTTTGCGGCGATGTGCTGCACCAACCCCCATGATGGAGGAGGAGATGACATGCGTCGTACTTACCGGCAGATGAATATAAGTGGCGCCGAAAATGATGAACGCACCAGTCAAATCGGCAGCAACACCATTCACTGGACGGATTTTCATGATTTTTCCGCCAACTGTTTTGATGATTTTCCAACCACCTACGGAAGTACCAAGCCCCATTGCAGTCGCACAGGCTGCTTGTACCCATAATGGGATATCTGTCGAAGAATGCAGGTCGGCTGTGATCAATGCCATCGTGATGATCCCCATTGCTTTTTGGGCATCGTTTGTCCCATGGGTGAATGATTGCAATGCTGCAGTCAGGATTTGCACACGACGGAAATTCTTATTCGTCTTCGGCAAGTTCTTTTCCCTGAAAATCAGCTTGATGATGTTATAAAGAATGAAACCTACAACAAAAGCCAGGATCGGGGAAAGGATCAATGCTTCCAGGATATTCAGGAACCCTTCCAAATTCAAGATGGCAAAGCCGCTCGACGCGATGACAGCACCTGCCAGGGAACCGATGATCGCATGGGAAGAACTACTCGGGATACCGTAGTACCAGGTAATCAGATTCCAGGCAATCCCGGCGATCAGTGCAGCAAGGATGACGACAGAGCCATTGACGATTTCGTTCGGATTGGCAATATCACTTGTGATTGTTTTCGCCACGCCGGTAAAAGTCATGGCACCGACGAAATTCATGACCGCAGCCAAAATGATGGCATGCCTTGGTTTCAAAGCCTTTGTCGAAACGGAAGTGGCGATGGCGTTGGCTGTATCATGGAATCCGTTGATGAAGTCGAATGCAAGGGCAAAGATGACGGTTAGAATGGTCAGTACTAATAATACATCCATTGTTTATGCCTCACGAATTCTTCATGATGATTGTTTCAAGATTATTCGCAACAGATTGACAGCTGTCGGCGATTTCTTCCAGGATATAGTACAATTCCTTGTACTGAATCACTTTGATAGGATCCTTTTCCTTCTGGAAGAGCTGTTTCAAGGATTTACGGAAAATCGTATCGCAATTCTGCTCGTGCGCCTTGATTTTGATTGCGTGTTCTTGGATCTCTTTCAGCTTGTTATGGGATAGCAGATCGACGGTGATCAAGATTTCCTTGGCACAGGAACGAATTTCATCTGTAAATTGATCGATGAAGCTGTCGGAAGAATAGATGCCGTAAGTATCCATCATACCTGAGAATTCTTCCATCCCATCCAGGACATCATCCAAGCTGTTCGTAAGCTGAAGGATGTCTTCCCGTTCGATTGGTGTTATGAAGGCATGGTTCAGTTCTTTGATGATTGTATGTACATGCTTATCACCTTTTACTTCGAATTCCTTTAATTTATTGGAGAACTCAGATAATGTAGACTCATCTTTTACTTTATAAGTAACAAAATACTCTGCAGTCTCATCAATATTCTTTGCTATATCAGCTAAAAGCAAAGAGAATTTGTCTTGTTTCTTCTTGAACATTACAAAACCTCCGAATGGTGTTTGAATAAGGTCGTTCCTGGGAACATATAATGATAATTTTTTGTAAACTTCCCTCTAGAGATTGTAAACTTTTTATTAATATTTATCAACGATTTCACGTGATTTTTGTCGGATGAGGTACACTTTGTCACTATTTGTTATAGTTGTATAGAAGGGGTGAAATTATGCAAATCTCCGTTACAAAGCCTGCATCGAATTGGTTCGTTCAGGAAATGGATCTTGAACCAGGCAGCGCGGTGCGTTTTTATGTCCGCTATGGCGGTTTCGGTGGCATTAAAGAAGGGTTCTCACTCGGCATTACAGCTGAAATGCCAAATGATCCGATTGCGAGTGAAGAAGTGCAAGGGATTACGTACTTTGTCGAACGTTCGGATGCGTGGTATTTCGAAGGGGTGGACTTGAATGTCAAGTATTCACGCAAATGGGATGATATCCAATATGAATATCCTCCGCATAATTGAAAAATGAGCAAGGACCGCATTAGCGGTCCTTGCTCATTTTTGTTCCCGGATAGGCAGTAATGGAGCAATGGTATCTTTGATGCCGACCATACCGAGTAAGGAAAGCAGAATTCGCTGCGGTCCATAAAAAGCATCGGTGGGATCAAAGAATTCCTCGAGCGTATGATGTCCGCCGCTTGTACCGCCTCCGCCGAGTGTCAGGGCGGGGATGCCAAGACTGATCGGCACATTTGCATCGGTACTCAATGGCTCTTCCCGTTCGACCTCGATGCCCAGGGCATCGGCAGCCTGCAGGGCGATCTGACGAATCGGAGCATCCTTTGGCTGGCTGCCTGCAGGTCTGTCCCCGACAAGTTCTATCGTCACCGAGATACTGCCAGGCTGCTGCCATGCTTCGCCCTCTGCCTGGGCAGCCTCTTCGATATGTGCCAATGCAATTTCCTCCAATTCAGCCAGAGCCTCGCTTGATACAGAGCGTAAATCAAGCTGGAAGCCGGCATGCTGGGCGATGGTATTGATGGATGTGCCGCCATGGATTGTTCCGACATTGTATGTCGTCTTTGGATCCTCGGGAACAGTCATATCCGCCAATGCAGCGATAGCTCTCCCGGCTGCATGGATGGCGCTCGACGTGCCGAAGTCCCCAAAGCTATGACCGCCCTTCCCTTTAAAGGTGACATTATAACGCTTGCTTCCGACACCGCAATAAATCAAGTCGCCAGGAGCACCCGGCTCCACGGAGATGAAGCCATCCACATTTGTGTTTTCGCGGAAAAATGCCTTCATCCCGCGTAAATCCCCTAAACCTTCTTCCCCGACATCCGCCAGGAAGATGATGTCGCCTTCTGTTTCGATCTTATTTTCTTCCAAGCTGCGCAGCAATGTCAGCAATACAGCCAAACCGCGGCCGTCATCTCCGATCCCCGGGGCATGCACAATGCCATCCTCGATAGTTGCCTTCACCTTCGTTCCGGCAGGGAAGACGGTATCCAGATGGGCTGCAATGACAACTGTAGGTCCGCTGCCGCTGCCCTTTCGTATACCATATACATTTCCTTCGGCATCTGTATTCAAATTTTCCAAGCCGTATGCAGCCATTTTCTCTTTAAAAAAGGCGGCGCGTGTGTCCTCATGGAATGGAGGGGCCTCCACTTCGGTCACCTCTATTTGATCCTTGGTTGTCTGTTCATTATCCTGTTTGAGAAAATAAAGTGCATCACGGACTTGCTGAAGTTCTATCAGCCACTCGAATTCCTTGGCAAAAGTGTCGCTGGTCGCTGTCATATGTCTCCCCGCTTTCCTTTGGTATATCTGTACTGTAACATAAAATCACAATTTACTGATAATTTAAAATGCGGGAATAGTCGAAAAGGAAGGATTAGTTCTATTTTTATATTTACAAGACATAGGATGTTATGTAAAATAAATGAACCAGAATGAATATTTATAGATTTTATTGCAAGTTTACAATATAGATAGAAAAGGGAGATCGATTATGAAATCAGTAAAGAAGCTCATGGCAGCGGCTGGCCTTATCTGTGTTTTATTTTTAAGTGCATGT from Terribacillus sp. FSL K6-0262 encodes:
- a CDS encoding ABC transporter ATP-binding protein encodes the protein MTHVELAGLKKSYDGKKNVINQVDLQLQQGEFFVLVGPSGCGKSTILRMIAGLEQITGGDLFVNGKRMNEAPPNKRDLSMVFQNYALYPHLNVEQNITFGLHTKKISREEQRRRCLEAADMLGLTDYLKRKPRELSGGQRQRVALARAIVTQAPLCLMDEPLSNLDAKLRTRMRSEIRQIQRKLGITMIYVTHDQTEAMTMADRMMILHEGVPMQIGKPLDIYNHPANTFVATFIGSPAMNVMEANVSPSRITLSPQCILPNPMKGNTSTSGKNVQIGIRPEHILFSAPEQADAVAEVVNTEILGTETLIAFTLDDADEQWIARWNGQWQFSVGDRIPIRFDLDAIHLFSKDSGRLLWAANDGQPKQAAREVLR
- a CDS encoding GlsB/YeaQ/YmgE family stress response membrane protein, with the translated sequence MSFILYLIVGGIIGWLAGLILGRDVPGGIIGNIIAGIIGAWLGGLIFGDFGPDLAGMAIIPALIGAIIFVFVLSLILRGMRKK
- a CDS encoding glycerophosphodiester phosphodiesterase family protein; this encodes MTNQFSPSYESVTTKSLDSQSVHRSIMPVIAHRGASGFAPENTIAAFDLALEMNADFIELDVQMTKDGQLVVIHDTSINRTAANAPSETVFVKDLTFASLQNYDVGAGYDSVYEGQRIPLLEDVIRRYKGKTKFLIELKSPELYDGIEEACAELLERYELANVLHEEVILQSFNFGSVAYLSQLLPYVPLGVLTSRSADLTNRKLDKLAAYTDYVNTHFTNVTLDDTLVSRIHSRGMRIMPWTVRAPGEVQPLIRAGVDGIITDYPNYVK
- a CDS encoding MerR family transcriptional regulator, which encodes MSNEPSYKNRKVITIGIVSELTGLTERKIRYYEERKLIFPERSAKGNRKYSFSDVEQLIEIANKREEGVQTFEIRQQMLRDKRKEAERESRQQMLRGQINARFGIQRE
- a CDS encoding MetQ/NlpA family ABC transporter substrate-binding protein, producing MKKILSFGLIGLLALFLAACGNDKSAALANDKILVGVSGGPHEQVMEKVKELAADEGIDVEIKTFNDYNTPNSALDDGSLDANSYQTLPFLEDQVKNQGYELEEVFKTLTFPMGIYTDKISDISELKEGDKIAVPNDPANEYRALKLFESAGVLKVDPEAENSATAKDVVENPLNLEIVELDASQLPAQLPEVAAAAINTNFAMGADLNINDDAIFAEESENNPWSNYFVVRSANKDDEIVKKIQEIYQSDEVKQFVEDEFQGSVVPSW
- a CDS encoding methionine ABC transporter ATP-binding protein, giving the protein MIELKNVSKTFTTGKKKVEALKDVSLKINKGEIYGIIGFSGAGKSTLIRCANLLERPTQGEVFVDGVELTTLKKAQLRKARGKIGMIFQHFNLLTTATVYENVARPLKLSKVPKDEIKGRVDKYLKIVGLEEKKNVYPAQLSGGQKQRVAIARALAQEPEVLLSDEATSALDPNTTSSILELLLRVNKELGITIFLITHELDVIQRICDRVGVMHQGELVEEGSVIDVFTKPKHPQTRKFVFDEANFEIPDSVKEGLSATGRLVSLTFIGEASNEPFLAAITKKFDVVPSILAGGIDQLKASSVGKLLIHLQGDKTEVEKAIAYLEAQHVTVEEVAS
- a CDS encoding methionine ABC transporter permease — its product is MIAEFWTEWGTDITEAFWQTLLMTGISLAISIVIGLPLGILLVMTRKGGQAENRVFYSIVNTVINIIRSIPFIILLFLLLPLTRAVVGTTIGVQGVILPLVVYTAPYIARLMESALLEVNKGVIEAYESMGISTSKIIWSVIIREARSTMILGLTIATIGLIGATAMAGLVGAGGLGDLAYQYGHLRFEPEVMYVVIIILIILVQAMQTLGNVLARRLRKD
- a CDS encoding inorganic phosphate transporter — its product is MDVLLVLTILTVIFALAFDFINGFHDTANAIATSVSTKALKPRHAIILAAVMNFVGAMTFTGVAKTITSDIANPNEIVNGSVVILAALIAGIAWNLITWYYGIPSSSSHAIIGSLAGAVIASSGFAILNLEGFLNILEALILSPILAFVVGFILYNIIKLIFREKNLPKTNKNFRRVQILTAALQSFTHGTNDAQKAMGIITMALITADLHSSTDIPLWVQAACATAMGLGTSVGGWKIIKTVGGKIMKIRPVNGVAADLTGAFIIFGATYIHLPVSTTHVISSSIMGVGAAHRRKGVNWGTAKRMVITWFITLPITACLGGLMYFILNIFF
- a CDS encoding DUF47 domain-containing protein, giving the protein MFKKKQDKFSLLLADIAKNIDETAEYFVTYKVKDESTLSEFSNKLKEFEVKGDKHVHTIIKELNHAFITPIEREDILQLTNSLDDVLDGMEEFSGMMDTYGIYSSDSFIDQFTDEIRSCAKEILITVDLLSHNKLKEIQEHAIKIKAHEQNCDTIFRKSLKQLFQKEKDPIKVIQYKELYYILEEIADSCQSVANNLETIIMKNS
- a CDS encoding HesB/YadR/YfhF family protein → MQISVTKPASNWFVQEMDLEPGSAVRFYVRYGGFGGIKEGFSLGITAEMPNDPIASEEVQGITYFVERSDAWYFEGVDLNVKYSRKWDDIQYEYPPHN
- a CDS encoding M20/M25/M40 family metallo-hydrolase, encoding MTATSDTFAKEFEWLIELQQVRDALYFLKQDNEQTTKDQIEVTEVEAPPFHEDTRAAFFKEKMAAYGLENLNTDAEGNVYGIRKGSGSGPTVVIAAHLDTVFPAGTKVKATIEDGIVHAPGIGDDGRGLAVLLTLLRSLEENKIETEGDIIFLADVGEEGLGDLRGMKAFFRENTNVDGFISVEPGAPGDLIYCGVGSKRYNVTFKGKGGHSFGDFGTSSAIHAAGRAIAALADMTVPEDPKTTYNVGTIHGGTSINTIAQHAGFQLDLRSVSSEALAELEEIALAHIEEAAQAEGEAWQQPGSISVTIELVGDRPAGSQPKDAPIRQIALQAADALGIEVEREEPLSTDANVPISLGIPALTLGGGGTSGGHHTLEEFFDPTDAFYGPQRILLSLLGMVGIKDTIAPLLPIREQK